One segment of Polaribacter huanghezhanensis DNA contains the following:
- a CDS encoding putative signal transducing protein: protein MTKEHIKIFTGTSILIDRLSYLLDKEKIPSLIKNHHESARLGGFGLAIDNIELFIYGSDLEKATPIIEEFKKEIAE from the coding sequence ATGACAAAAGAACATATAAAAATATTTACAGGAACATCAATACTTATTGATAGATTAAGCTACTTACTTGATAAAGAAAAAATACCAAGTTTAATTAAAAATCATCACGAATCTGCAAGACTTGGCGGTTTTGGCTTAGCTATTGACAATATTGAATTATTTATCTATGGCTCTGATTTAGAAAAAGCAACGCCAATCATAGAAGAATTTAAAAAAGAAATAGCAGAATAG
- a CDS encoding SsrA-binding protein gives MKKHFFKIVANVNKVVLPSFTKKQLDISKASKIQLAIIGWRAYVTMKSLD, from the coding sequence ATGAAAAAACATTTTTTTAAAATAGTAGCCAACGTAAATAAGGTTGTTTTACCTTCATTTACAAAAAAGCAATTAGACATAAGCAAGGCATCAAAAATACAATTAGCTATTATTGGCTGGAGGGCATATGTTACCATGAAATCATTAGACTAA
- a CDS encoding calcium/sodium antiporter, producing MEFLYLILGLILLISGGNWLLKAAVAISLKLNIPKIVIGMTVVSFATSAPELIVSVKSALNGFPDLALGNVVGSNIANLGLVLGITVVLSKIDVQKSFYKTDWPVMMIASGLLFYFLYNDKVIDSYEGVILFSCLILFLIYLLRFQKQAVVDEMPEDDEMLPLYKIALFFTIGGVGLWAGSEFLIKGAVDLAKDFGVSERIIGVTVVSVGTSIPELAASVIAVLKKEKAISLGNLIGSNIFNIFGVLGITAMITPIRLKDIELLDYDIFWMLGISFLILPLVFFPRKLRLDWKDGFILLVLYGIFIFTTIS from the coding sequence ATGGAGTTTTTATATCTAATCTTAGGGCTAATTTTATTGATTTCTGGAGGTAATTGGTTGTTGAAAGCAGCAGTTGCAATATCTTTAAAATTAAATATCCCTAAAATTGTAATTGGTATGACGGTGGTTTCTTTTGCAACATCGGCGCCAGAATTAATTGTTAGTGTAAAATCTGCATTAAACGGTTTTCCAGATTTAGCTTTAGGAAATGTTGTGGGTTCTAATATTGCCAATTTAGGGTTGGTTTTAGGAATTACAGTTGTCTTGTCTAAGATTGATGTTCAGAAAAGTTTCTATAAAACCGATTGGCCTGTAATGATGATTGCGTCAGGGTTGTTGTTTTATTTTTTGTACAATGATAAAGTGATCGATTCTTATGAAGGTGTCATCTTGTTTTCTTGTTTGATTTTATTTTTAATTTATTTATTGCGTTTTCAAAAACAAGCAGTTGTTGATGAAATGCCAGAAGATGATGAAATGTTGCCTTTGTATAAAATAGCATTATTTTTTACGATTGGCGGAGTAGGATTGTGGGCTGGATCTGAGTTTTTAATAAAAGGAGCCGTAGATTTAGCAAAAGACTTTGGAGTTAGCGAACGTATAATTGGTGTAACAGTTGTTTCTGTCGGAACAAGTATTCCAGAATTAGCAGCTTCCGTAATTGCAGTGCTTAAAAAAGAAAAAGCAATTTCCCTCGGAAACTTAATAGGATCTAATATTTTTAACATTTTTGGGGTTTTAGGGATCACGGCAATGATTACACCAATACGGTTAAAAGATATTGAGTTGTTAGATTATGATATTTTTTGGATGCTAGGAATTTCCTTCTTAATACTTCCTCTTGTATTTTTTCCAAGAAAATTAAGACTAGATTGGAAAGACGGATTTATCTTATTGGTATTATATGGAATCTTTATTTTTACTACAATAAGCTAA
- a CDS encoding glutamine synthetase III family protein, with product MATIRFNALKETLNRVPVKITEEERKSEAFGKNVFNEHSMRQFMTKVAYQSVMDAIEFGKKIDRNVADQVAAAMKDWALSKNATHYTHWFQPLTGATAEKHDAFFETIGNGRAMEKFGGGELVQQEPDASSFPNGGIRNTFEARGYTAWDPTSPAFIYGTTLCIPTIFVAYTGEALDNKAPLLRALQAIDNSATAVCKYFDKNVTKVNASLGWEQEYFLIDSALAISRPDINLTGRTLLGHSPAKGQQLDDHYFGSIPRRVLSYMRDMEQECMLLGIPVKTRHNEVAPNQYELAPIFEEANLAVDHNSLLMDVMERVAQKHNFRVLFHEKPFAGINGSGKHNNWSLATSTGVNLLSPGKTPMKNLQFLTFFVNTIKAVHDYEELIRASIASASNDHRLGANEAPPAIISVFIGSQLSAVLDELENVTKGKLSPEEKTDLKLNIVGKIPEILLDNTDRNRTSPFAFTGNKFELRAVGSWANCAGPMTVLNTIVAKQLKDFKIEVDALIEKKSLKKDEAIFNILREYIKASKKIRFEGNGYGEEWEIEAVKRGLSNNKTTPEALKEKKSKKTIALFEEMGVMSKIETEARHEIELEEYILRIQIEGRVLGDIARNHIIPTAIKYQNTLIENVSGLKNIFGDKFKVHAKEQIDLIKKISKHIAEINSKVEIMTDERKKANTLHGQEAADAYCNIVKPYFDEIRYHCDKLEMMVDDELWPLAKYRELLFTR from the coding sequence ATGGCAACAATTCGATTTAACGCATTAAAAGAAACATTGAATAGAGTTCCTGTAAAAATTACAGAAGAAGAAAGAAAGTCAGAGGCTTTTGGTAAAAATGTATTTAACGAGCATTCAATGCGTCAGTTTATGACAAAAGTGGCGTATCAAAGCGTGATGGATGCAATTGAGTTTGGAAAAAAAATTGATAGAAATGTTGCAGATCAAGTTGCTGCAGCAATGAAAGATTGGGCATTATCAAAAAATGCAACACATTATACACACTGGTTTCAGCCATTAACTGGTGCAACTGCAGAAAAGCATGATGCTTTTTTTGAAACGATTGGTAACGGAAGAGCAATGGAAAAGTTTGGTGGAGGAGAATTAGTGCAGCAAGAACCAGATGCTTCTAGTTTTCCGAATGGCGGAATAAGAAATACGTTTGAAGCGAGAGGTTATACTGCTTGGGATCCAACATCACCAGCATTTATTTACGGAACAACATTGTGTATTCCAACAATATTTGTTGCCTATACAGGAGAAGCATTAGATAATAAAGCTCCGTTATTAAGAGCATTACAAGCAATTGACAATTCTGCAACTGCAGTTTGTAAATATTTTGATAAAAATGTAACCAAGGTAAATGCGTCTTTAGGTTGGGAACAAGAATATTTTTTAATTGATTCTGCTTTGGCAATTTCTAGACCAGATATCAACTTAACAGGAAGAACATTATTAGGACATTCTCCAGCAAAAGGACAACAATTAGACGATCATTATTTTGGTTCAATTCCGCGTAGAGTATTGAGTTATATGCGAGATATGGAGCAAGAATGTATGTTGTTGGGAATTCCAGTAAAAACACGTCATAATGAAGTGGCGCCAAATCAATATGAATTGGCACCGATTTTTGAAGAAGCAAATTTAGCAGTAGATCACAATTCGTTGTTGATGGATGTGATGGAAAGAGTCGCTCAAAAACATAATTTTAGAGTATTATTTCATGAAAAACCATTTGCAGGAATCAATGGTTCAGGAAAACACAATAACTGGTCGTTGGCAACAAGTACGGGAGTGAATTTATTAAGTCCTGGAAAAACACCGATGAAAAATTTACAATTTTTAACCTTTTTTGTAAACACCATCAAAGCAGTGCATGATTATGAAGAATTGATTAGGGCATCAATTGCATCTGCAAGTAACGATCATCGTTTAGGAGCAAATGAAGCGCCACCAGCAATTATTTCTGTATTTATTGGTTCGCAATTATCCGCAGTTTTAGATGAATTGGAAAATGTTACCAAAGGAAAATTATCGCCAGAAGAAAAAACAGATTTAAAATTAAATATTGTAGGCAAAATTCCTGAGATTTTATTGGATAATACGGATAGAAACAGAACATCGCCTTTTGCTTTTACAGGAAACAAATTTGAATTAAGAGCAGTGGGTTCTTGGGCAAACTGTGCTGGTCCAATGACAGTTTTAAATACAATTGTAGCAAAACAATTAAAAGATTTTAAAATTGAAGTAGATGCTTTAATAGAAAAGAAAAGCTTAAAGAAAGATGAAGCTATTTTTAATATTTTAAGAGAATATATTAAAGCTTCAAAAAAGATCCGTTTCGAAGGAAATGGTTACGGAGAAGAGTGGGAAATTGAAGCAGTTAAAAGAGGGTTGAGTAATAATAAAACGACTCCTGAAGCGCTGAAGGAAAAAAAATCTAAGAAAACCATTGCTCTTTTTGAAGAAATGGGGGTAATGAGTAAAATTGAAACCGAAGCTCGCCATGAAATTGAACTGGAAGAATACATTTTAAGAATTCAAATTGAAGGAAGAGTTTTAGGGGATATTGCTAGAAATCATATTATTCCAACGGCAATTAAATATCAAAATACGTTGATAGAAAATGTAAGTGGATTGAAAAATATTTTTGGAGATAAATTTAAGGTTCACGCAAAAGAACAAATCGATTTGATCAAGAAAATATCAAAACATATTGCAGAAATAAACTCTAAAGTTGAAATA